One Paralichthys olivaceus isolate ysfri-2021 chromosome 21, ASM2471397v2, whole genome shotgun sequence genomic window carries:
- the heatr1 gene encoding HEAT repeat-containing protein 1 isoform X2 yields the protein MTSLAHQLKRLALPQNDPALLNRKEVVSLLFDPKDAASMDKNNFYALGCTGLEELLGIEPAFLEFQDTLFSRASLTLERSVQSKEVNEKLDASISLFLTRLSPYFLLKPAHKCIEWLVHRFHVHLYNADSLLACALPYHDTNVFVRVLQLLRIRDATNRWNWLHCLQKPGVPLSRGALITHCYTDLSFMDFICSIVTKSIQAYSGHSGSCSQLRVIFSFYASTIVPTLDAVDKVSDTIISKLLPYVQRGLKSPLSDYKAATYMIVCQLAVKVVMEASLVDSLAVHISKSLVKEPVLAKEGLGCLIVLLQNQKEGAAGPRAFTRLCSMPSLASTLQVMAAVHDVSPLLRHLLPHLIHHIFTSSSVPGEAETDKLSVLESVLKSVPLTRGLDQTVARLLLDEYLTQTELSAENLCALDQRLLPLVRLFESRYCGAVDGVLAGHVTDLSSPEQKHLFHQFLSLSLSSGKYQILGDSDTSLLLSLKHPLPSVRVSAVEHLMSIITSGQQQSLDEDFLKDAVIDRVKDDVPEVVTAALKVLEVLFDVFDPEETLSCLMSLMVRVDLCVSEHWLPVLKEAVRLLTDPRLGKGDVERVQRIGWRLLPFLVVTGARADSAQLSLTSCIARSSVLAQHPLAFNWAEEMDELMKRSSEHGFVGLVNQSLVSTLTKNLANMEHFSKRDALEKLVSLVEQQWSSNLRERTSFLVLTRTLLLCLGELSETQHLLTAQRVFSLLEPPLLELIARDDDVQKVGRPVSVPSLFSEALTLYLSRCEQQPGERLVAEFGFVLFSLLRDFTSTLKCDDASFKGEVWWNPEKMDTNTCCYLGLICRLFSVVISGAGDGPTARSFREMMKLLVQVHLPEPLMLFRFLCMLWGYGSNHGDQLDVKVDAVLQTQALYMGQAVLSVQPATVLQELAAANSPVVPSLLCCLTSPVREVRRVALSALQSLSGADSPFQPITEKLLKTSEEILADPAYLSLALGVFHEDSLSCNVKTLQQKLQTSMQQLLQSVQTPCCPSYSATILLRALSHVNGQLVLSALLPVLDRLLEQSGPDTPTLLRDEAQVIQLILGKYNEASAAMLVEDQNCLDLFIRALKTSTQTHPDIPSCQISALEQITKSFFSALREEKVQQKLLTVIFDVLLESKSPLVANTVSSIFKGLAVDSQLVANELSPPEKPRVSVTVQQTRRSKMSLRKPQESSEACPEGGVVLWQRVTLILELLQHKKKLKRVQTLVPVLFSLLSRSLEPCSGGHANMEYTKQLLLSCLLHVCYKLSPDGRLVGPDILEEDKFSVELVVQCIRSTDMPQTHHHALLLLGTAATIFPEKVLHNIMPIFTFMGANIMRLDDAYSFRVIDKTVEMVIPALIKAYQLSDDQSSPHVQAVVTRIMHVFADALPHVPDHRRLPVVAQLMTTLGPTRFLWVMMLLLFKLHAEQTTSSVSEKEASLDRDVDFWISLCCQFEVSEQLVSLINILNFLHQLPNDKDDAPVKRRVGRRGAKKPEEVEEKVEDLIFSVDTHSSKQLRHFKFLCVSFMAQLLGSSSFIGKVAESGDDVDESLQQLQQRLLEENLRYIQSVARCVEENADKPTAKFWRVLLNKTYDVLDKVNALLPTDTFITVMRGLMGNQLVSVRRKAMELLNNKLQHRTRWDKQQVNMFLQLIGDLLSIVGKSHSKVTQEEEEAEHGINRQTALYSLKLLCRTFGSNHQEAFVPVLQQTVEIVASAEEEKNVMGSALLCIAEVVSTLKARAIPQLPRLMPAVLHTLANRKELLTNEIYLLSAVTALQRVTETLPHFISPYLQDATSQVCRLTRLVDSSSSSSSSSVQLSVRLSSLRTILATQLPPRVLLPNLSSCYSNMVVDNKAQLGALLSILREHITHMEKEQLSFHQSELTAFFLTALDFRNKHCQGDLEKTSHIEGCVIDCLIAMVMKLSEVTFRPLFFKLFDWSKSDSEERLLTFYRLCDSIAERLKGLFVLFAGNLVKPFSDLLRKTNRSQTDEPLFDSEGGDVKNSLLLQYVLDCLQKIFLYDTQCFLSKERADALMKPLVDQLENTVGGQQLYQQMMTQHFVPCVGHFSVALADDSQWKTLNYQILLKTRHSDAKVRFSSLLVLLELTSKLKENYMVLLPETIPFLAELMEDECEEVEQQVQKVVQEMENILGEPLQSYF from the exons ATGACGTCGTTGGCTCACCAGCTGAAGAGGCTGGCACTGCCTCAGAACGACCCCGCCTTGCTGAATCGTAAAGAGGTCGTCTCGCTGCTCTTTGACCCCAAAGATGCTGCGTCCATGGACAAAAACAACTTCTACGCCCTCG GCTGTACTgggctggaggagctgctgggaATCGAACCAGCATTTCTGGAGTTCCAGGACACTTTGTTCAGCCGGGCCTCGCTGACGCTGGAGCGCAGTGTCCAGTCCAAAGAGGTCAATGAGAAGCTGGATGCCAGCATCTCGCTCTTCCTCACCCGCCTCTCTCCGTACTTCCTCCTTAAACCAGCTCACAAGTGCATCGAGTGGCTTGTTCACCG cttcCATGTCCACCTGTACAACGCAGACAGCCTGCTGGCGTGTGCGCTGCCGTACCACGACACCAACGTGTTTGTCAgagtcctgcagctgctcaggaTCAGAGACGCCACCAACCGATGGAACTGGCTGCACTGCCTGCag AAACCAGGTGTGCCGTTGTCCAGAGGAGCTCTGATCACTCACTGCTACACAGACCTGAGCTTCATGGACTTCATCTGCAGCATAGTCACAAAGTCCATCCAG GCGTACTCAGGACACTCTGGCAGTTGCTCTCAGCTCAGAGTGATCTTCTCATTCTACGCCTCCACCATCGTCCCCACTCTGGACGCCGTGGACAAGGTGTCTGACACCATCATTTCCAAACTGTTGCCGTACGTTCAGAGG GGTCTGAAGTCGCCGCTTAGCGACTACAAAGCCGCTACCTACATGATCGTGTGCCAGCTGGCAGTGAAGGTGGTGATGGAGGCGAGTCTGGTCGACAGCCTCGCTGTGCACATCAGCAAGTCGCTGGTCAAAGAGCCTGTCTTGGCTAAAGAAGGTCTGGGCTGCCTCATCGTGCTGCTGCAGAATCAGAAGGAGGGCGCCGCCGGGCCCAG AGCCTTCACCCGCCTCTGCTCGATGCCGTCGCTGGCTTCCACACTACAGGTCATGGCGGCGGTTCACGATGTCAGTCCTCTGTTGCGTCACCTGCTTCCTCACCTGATCCACCACATCTTTACCAGCAGCTCAG TTCCAGGTGAAGCAGAGACGGACAAGCTCAGCGTCCTGGAGTCTGTCCTGAAGTCTGTGCCTCTCACCAGAGGCCTGGATCAAACTGTGGCTCG TTTGTTGCTGGATGAGTATCTGACTCAGACTGAGCTCTCTGCTGAAAACCTCTGTGCCCTCGACCAGCGCCTGCTGCCTCTGGTCCGACTGTTCGAGTCCAG ATACTGTGGAGCTGTGGACGGCGTCCTCGCAGGTCATGTGACCGACCTCAGCAGCCCTGAGCAGAAACATCTTTTCcaccagtttctctctctctcactgagcAGTGGAAAGTACCAG ATTTTGGGCGACTCGGACACGTCGCTGCTCCTCAGTCTGAAACACCCGCTGCCTTCAGTCAGAGTCTCTGCCGTGGAGCACCTGATGAGCATCATCACCTCCGGACAG cagcagagtctggATGAAGACTTCCTGAAAGACGCCGTAATTGACCGTGTGAAGGACGACGTTCCAGAGGTTGTGACGGCTGCTCTGAAAGTCCTGGAG gttttgtttgatgtttttgatCCTGAAGAAACGTTGTCGTGTTTAATGTCACTGATGGTCCGAGTCGACCTGTGTGTGTCCGAGCACTG GCTGCCGGTGCTGAAAGAGGCGGTGCGTTTACTGACCGACCCGCGGCTGGGAAAGGGCGACGTCGAGCGGGTGCAAAGAATAGGCTGGAGGCTGCTGCCCTTCCTTGTGGTCACCGGTGCTCGGGCAGACTCCGCCCAGCTCAGCCTCACCTCCTGCATCGCTCGGTCCTCCGTCCTCGCTCAACACCCGCTCGCCTTCAACTGGGCTGAAG AAATGGACGAGCTGATGAAGAGAAGCTCTGAACACGGATTTGTGGGTTTAGTCAACCAGAGTCTCGTCTCCACGTTAACCAAGAACCTGGCGAACATGGAGCACTTCTCCAAACGAGACGCT TTGGAGAAGTTGGTTTCTCTGGTGGAGCAGCAGTGGAGCTCCAACCTCAGAGAGAGGACGTCCTTCTTGGTTCTGACCCggactctgctgctctgcctcgGGGAGCTGAGCGAGACGCAGCACCTGCTCACCGCCCAGAGGGTCTTCTCGCTGTTGGAGCCCCCCCTGCTGGAGCTCATTGCCAGGGACGATGATGTCCAG AAAGTTGGGCGTCCTGTGTCCGTCCCCTCCTTGTTCTCCGAGGCTCTGACCTTGTACCTGAGCAGGTGTGAGCAGCAGCCGGGTGAACGGCTCGTTGCAGAGTTTGGCTtcgtcctcttctctctgctgcgaGACTTCACCTCCACTCTCAAATGTGACGACGCCTCTTTTAAAG GTGAGGTTTGGTGGAACCCGGAGAAGATGGACACCAACACCTGCTGTTACCTGGGATTAATCTGCCGCCTCTTCAGTGTTGTCATCAGTGGCGCCGGAGATGGACCGACAGCCAGGAGCTTTAGGGAGATGATGAAACTGCTCGTCCAG GTTCACCTGCCCGAGCCGCTGATGCTCTTCAGGTTCCTGTGCATGCTGTGGGGATATGGCAGTAACCACGGTGACCAGCTGGATGTGAAGGTTGACGCTGTCCTGCAGACTCAGGCTCTGTACATGGGCCAAGCTGTGCTGAGCGTCCAGCCCGCCACCGTGCTGCAGGAGCTGGCTGCGGCCAACTCCCCCG tggtccCGTCATTGCTGTGTTGTCTCACCTCTCCGGTTCGTGAGGTGCGGAGGGTGGCGCTCAGCGCTCTGCAGAGCCTATCAGGAGCAGACTCTCCTTTCCAGCCAATCACGGAGAAGCTGCTGAAGACCTCGGAGGAGATTCTCGCTGACCCCGCCTACTTGAGCTTG GCGCTCGGTGTTTTTCACGAGGACAGTTTGTCGTGTAACGTGAAGACGCTGCAGCAGAAGCTGCAGACGTcgatgcagcagctgctgcagagcgtTCAGACGCCATGTTGTCCGTCATACAGCGCCACCATCCTGCTGAGAGCGCTGAGCCACGTTAACGGACAG ttggTCCTGTCCGCCCTGCTTCCTGTTCTCGACCGGCTGCTGGAGCAGAGCGGCCCAGACACACCAACCCTACTGCGGGACGAAGCCCAGGTCATCCAGCTCATCCTGGGGAAGTACAATGAGGCGTCTGCCGCCATGTTGGTTGAGGACCAGAACTGTCTGGATCTGTTCATCAGAGCTCTGAAGACGTCGACACAGACGCACCCGGACATCCCCAGCTGCCAGATCAGCGCTCTGGAACAG ATCACGAAGTCGTTCTTCTCGGCCCTCAGAGAAGAGAAGGTGCAGCAGAAACTCTTGACTGTGATATTCGACGTGCTGCTGGAGAGCAagagccccctggtggccaaCACTGTCAGCAGCATATTTAAAGGG CTTGCTGTTGATAGTCAGCTCGTAGCCAATGAGCTGTCTCCACCAGAGAAGCCCAGAGTCAGTGTGACGGTGCAGCAGACTCGCAGGAGCAAAATGAGTCTGag gaAACCTCAGGAGAGCAGCGAGGCTTGTCCAGAGGGTGGCGTTGTGCTGTGGCAGAGAGTCACTCTGATCttagagctgctgcagcacaagaaGAAGCTGAAGCGAGTTCAGACGTTGGTGCCGGTtctgttctctctgctctccag GAGTCTGGAGCCATGTTCAGGCGGTCACGCCAACATGGAGTACaccaaacagctgctgctcagctgtCTGCTCCACGTCTGCTACAAACTGTCTCCTGATGGACGACTGGTGGGGCCTG ACATCCTGGAGGAAGATAAGTTCAGCGTGGAGCTGGTGGTTCAGTGCATCAGGTCTACTGACATGCCGCAGACTCACCACcacgctctgctgctgctgggcacCGCCGCCACCATCTTCCCT GAAAAAGTCCTGCACAACATCATGCCCATCTTCACCTTCATGGGAGCGAACATAATGCGTCTGGACGACGCCTACAGCTTCAGAGTCATCGACAAGACTGTTGAAATGGTCATACCTGCGCTCATCAAG GCTTACCAGCTGTCTGACGACCAGTCGTCACCTCACGTTCAAGCTGTGGTGACGAGGATCATGCACGTGTTTGCCGACGCGCTGCCTCACGTTCCCGACCACCGCCGGCTCCCCGTCGTTGCCCAGCTGATGACCACGTTAGGCCCCACCCGCTTCCTGTGGGTCATGATGCTCCTCCTTTTCAAGCTGCACGCCGAGCAGACCACCAGCTCAGTGAGCGAGAAG gaggcgTCTCTGGACAGGGACGTAGATTTCTGGATTTCTCTGTGTTGTCAGTTCGAGGTGAGCGAGCAGCTTGTCTCTCTCATCAACATCCTAAACTTCCTGCATCAGCTGCCGAACGACAAAGACGAcg CTCCAGTGAAACGCAGAGTCGGTCGACGAGGAGCCAAGAAGCCAGAGGAAGttgaggagaaggtggaggatCTGATCTTCAGCGTCGACActcacagcagcaaacagctgAGACACTTCAAGTTCCTCTGCGTCTCCTTCATGGCTCAGCTGCTCGGCTCCAGCAGCTTCATTGGAAAG GTTGCCGAAAGCGGCGACGATGTGGACGAGTctcttcagcagctgcagcagag GCTGCTGGAGGAAAACCTGCGTTACATCCAGAGCGTCGCTCGCTGTGTCGAGGAGAATGCCGACAAACCCACCGCCAAGTTCTGGAGAGTTCTGCTCAACAAAACCTACGACGTCCTGGATAAG GTGAACGCTTTGTTGCCCACAGATACCTTCATCACGGTGATgagggggctgatgggaaatcaGCTTGTGTCCGTCAGGAGAAAAGCGATGGAGCTGCTGaacaacaaactgcagcacagGACTCGATGGGATAAGCAGCAG GTCAACATGTTCCTGCAGCTGATCGGAGATCTGCTTAGCATCGTGGGTAAAAGTCACAGTAAGGTgacgcaggaggaggaggaggcggagcacGGCATCAACCGTCAGACGGCGCTGTACAGCCTCAAACTGCTCTGTCGCACGTTTGGTTCCAACCACCAGGAGGCGTTCGTCCCCGTTCTGCAACAGACGGTGGAGATCGTGGCgtctgcagaggaagagaagaacgTGATGGGCAGCGCTCTGCTGTGCATCGCCGAGGTCGTCAGCACGCTCAAGGCCCGCGCCATCCCTCAGTTACCCAG gttgATGCCTGCCGTGCTGCACACGCTGGCCAACAGGAAGGAGCTGCTGACCAATGAGATTTACCTGCTGAGTGCCGTCACAGCCCTCCAGAGAGTCACAGAGACGCTGCCGCACTTCATCAGCCCGTACCTGCAGGACGCCACGTCACAG GTTTGTCGTCTGACCCGTCTGGTggactcctcttcctcatcctcctcttcgtccGTCCAGCTCTCGGTGCGTCTCTCGTCCCTCAGGACCATCCTGGCCACCCAGCTGCCCCCCAGGGTCCTGCTGCCCAACCTGTCCAGTTGCTACAGTAACATGGTCGTTGATAACAAG GCTCAGCTGGGGGCGCTATTGAGCATCCTGAGGGAACACATCACTCACATGGAGAAAGAGCAGCTCAGCTTCCACCAATCAGAACTCACCGCCTTCTTCCTCACGGCCCTCGACTTCCGCAACAAACACTGTCAG ggtGATCTCGAGAAGACGTCGCATATTGAGGGCTGTGTGATCGACTGTCTGATCGCCATGGTGATGAAACTGTCTGAGGTCACATTCAGACCGCTCTTCTTCAAG ctctttgaTTGGAGTAAGTCCGACAGCGAGGAGCGTCTGTTGACGTTCTACCGACTCTGCGACAGCATCGCCGAGCGACTCAAAGGACTCTTCGTCCTGTTCGCAGGAAACTTAGTGAAACCGTTTTCAGACCTTCTCCGAAAAACCAACCGCTCGCAGACAG ACGAGCCGCTCTTTGACTCTGAAGGCGGCGACGTGAAGAACAGTCTGCTGCTTCAGTACGTCCTCGACTGTCTACAGAAGATCTTCCTGTACGACACTCAGTGTTTCCTCAGTAAAGAGCGAGCCGACGCCCTCATGAAGCCACTGGTTGACCAG ttggAGAACACAGTGGGGGGTCAGCAGCTTTATCAGCAGATGATGACTCAGCACTTTGTTCCATGTGTTGGTCACTTCTCTGTTGCTCTGGCCGACGACTCTCAGTGGAAAACCCTCAACTATCAGATTCTACTGAAGACGAGACACAGCGACGCCAAG GTCCGGTTCTCGTCTCTGCTCGTTCTCTTGGAGTTGACATCGAAGCTGAAAGAAAACTACATGGTTCTGCTGCCAGAGACCATCCCCTTCCTGGCTGAACTGATGGAGG atgagtgtgaggaggtggagcagcaggttCAGAAGGTCGTTCAGGAGATGGAGAACATCCTGGGGGAGCCGCTTCAGAGCTacttctaa